One window of Paralichthys olivaceus isolate ysfri-2021 chromosome 20, ASM2471397v2, whole genome shotgun sequence genomic DNA carries:
- the LOC109631665 gene encoding brain and acute leukemia cytoplasmic protein, whose protein sequence is MIFPMGCGGSRADAIIEPRYHESWTRETESTWLTNTDIDTPLPVANSKALEAGLKEKRTVNTGTQCGKQGLNTSGSNHQRRPRRSLSDQAARDSKRRASKEATVVSKDGQSVNINSSEEAEPGNVCDER, encoded by the exons ATGATTTTCCCGATGGGTTGCGGAGGGAGTCGGGCGGACGCGATCATCGAGCCGAGGTACCACGAGAGCTGGACCAGGGAGACGGAGTCGACGTGGCTCACCAACACCGACATAGACACTCCTCTGCCGGTGGCGAACA GTAAAGCTCTGGAGGCCGgtctgaaagagaagaggacGGTGAACACAGGGACCCAGTGTGGGAAGCAGGGCCTCAACACCTCCGGCTCCAACCACCAGAGGAGACCCAGACGCTCCCTGAGTGAT CAAGCTGCTCGTGACTCCAAAAGGAGGGCGTCAAAGGAGGCCACCGTTGTGTCTAAGGATGGCCAGTCTGTCAACATCAACAGCAGCGAGGAAGCTGAACCCGGCAACGTGTGTGAcgagagatga